The sequence below is a genomic window from Bos javanicus breed banteng chromosome 5, ARS-OSU_banteng_1.0, whole genome shotgun sequence.
ACAGATTACTGGTTGCTTGTGCGAACACTGGTCTCACATTTCCACTTGCCCCAGGGACaccttttcttaaattttataaaatccaCAAGCCCAGCACGACCAGCACCAtcatttctagtttgttgtgatggTCTTCGAGCTTGTCCCCCGATTCCAGTCTTTCACCTGACCAGGCCAGCTAGTCTTTCTTTCTGTGTTGTGTTCACCTTGTAGGagaatatacatttattatttttattcttacctCTGAGAATATGACACTTAGAAGAAATCTAGATTCAtaacttgttttaaaatattgatttatttaactCAACCTCATGGTTTTATGGAGAAAATCATTCTCTACTGACTGATAtgctttccttttcagatttatGGAccatataaaaaggggaaatggtTCTAGAAAAATTCTGGAGCGAGAACTTGTTAACTATGAAAAACACTTGGCAGCAGTTTTATTGTAAGGTTCATGAAGTTGGGAAtgagttttctaatttctttcttacGTAAAAGTGGGAGTGACTGAGGAACTGTGTCTCGTAAGCAACATGTACCAAGTTGGAGACAGATACTGATGGGGAAGGGGAGTGGTTGATAGTGTTGTAAAAATATTAAGTACCTAACCACAACACAGCAGTTGCATTCCTAAAAACTTAGTGATCAGAGAATCCATGATTGAGACAGTTTCGTCTTAAGGGAAATACTGTATTGAGGTTAATAATGAATCCAGAAAAACCTAGAAAAATATTCAGTTTTGCTTAAAAACAGCACTAAATAAAGAGAATATACATGATTATATATCTGAAGTTAGTGATAATGGCCTATAAATAACTAAAGTCAATTTATTGATTGATGGAAACATCAGGATTTCTACTCTagaatgtgaatttttaaaattttccagtttattgtaattcagtttaaagtttttataaatttattttgtattcagtTTTAGGTTTAAGGGAGTAACAGTACAAACTGTAATAAAGGAAGTTGTGAAATTCAGACACCCATAATACCTTGGGAGAGAAATGATGACCACACCTCAGTTGCATTATATAGCTTGGAGTGACTCTCAATTTTAGGTGACTCACTGTTCACCAGGCACTAGTCTAACCAAATCTTTATACAACCTGCCACACCTTTGAACTCTTTCTTTTCATACCCTAGaataattaaaagagaaattaattcCTGCTGCTTTTGCCTTTCACTACTTGCTTGCTTCTATGTAGTGAGTGAGTGGTTGAGCCTGTGAGTATGCATAGAGACAGTATTCCTTTCCTTAAAAAACATCTTTGTGGgtgaagggtgggagggaggttcaagagggagggaacatatgtatactaaTCGCTGATTGTAAAGCAGttgtcttccaattaaaattttttaataaatgcaaaaaCCTTTCCTCGTTAAACCTGattttatcattcattcatttttcaacaaatattaggTATCTAGTATTTTCCAATATTATGCTAGGTACTAGTTATCCAGTGGTATATAAAACTGATATTGTCTCTTTCTTTGTAGAGTTTATACTCTAGATGAAGAAAGAGACGGTGAAATTAAAATTGCAATTCCTTCCTTAAAACTCCCTGTGTTCCttacctttttttcttccatagcATTTATCCACatctaagactttattttttgttaaatttcatCCACAGAATACTGGTTACATGAGAACAAGCAAGAATTTCTGTACGTTTTGCTAAGGGACTATGTTGGTTGAGAAGTGGGAAAGGCACGTTTAATTAGTCACCATGTCCCCTgattctctgtttcttcattctgtCTTTAAATAACCCCACGGCTGCTTCCTTTTAGTCAAGCCCTTTGTATTTTAGCCTGATCTATTAAAGTGGCTTTCCCTGCCTCTGTAGTACCTTTCTCTTCCACATTGCTGCCAGTAATTTTTGtaaaattcaagtctgaatttctTCAGTGAGCTCCCATCTTTAAAGAGTAAATCAGACTCCTTAGCTTTGCATTATCAGGTTCCTTcatatcttttttcatttctctgctgcTCCCTGCTCTCCATCTTAAAGTCTTTGTTGCAGTAATGTTAATATATTACACTCCTTCAAGCTTCTTTGCAAAGTGTGGTGGCTGGACCAGAGGCTTCTGCTTAACTGGGAAgctattaaaaatgcagattttagGGTCCGTCtgagacctactgaatcagaacccGGGGAGCAGAGCTAAGCAAGCTAAACAAGACTTTCTAGTAATCCTGATGTACCTTAAATTTGAGAACAGTGCTTtagtcctttttcttttaaagtttatttcctGAACAAGCTCAGCCAATAATATTTTCATCTATGTAACTCTTGATATGTATCATTAACCCTGGTATCTGGGTTagccctacttttttttttttaattgaatttattatttatttattactttacaatactgtattggttttgctgtaTTCTGGACATCTTTCCTGGATATCCTACCTTTACTTCAAACTCTGTTGGTTCTAAACAAAATTCAGTATCCATCTATTAAGATGTTTTATATACTGCAtttcctgtttcctccttcaaaggATTCCTTCCTCCTCACAGCTTTGAAAGCTAGATTGTGCAgtattttctctttggtttctattttgtcttgctttagaagaacagaggaaaaaaaatgtttttaatagctGTGCTGACCAAAAGAGGgtcaggattttccaggcaatagatTACTGTTGTTTGTAGACCATctgttatgatttatttttatcttactttTCCCTGTTTTGTTCTCccatcttttttcccctctttagtagtctttctcattttaagAGACTATTAACTTTGAATCTTGACCTCAGCCTCCCACACTGTACCATAAAGTTGGAGGGATCCTTGACCCTGGGCTAATAAGAGTGACAACTGGTACCAAAGGCTGTAGTCAGGCAACATTTCATCTCTCTTGGTACAGTTTTGCAGTAGGTTctcaatacatttatttatttttaataagtaagCTAGGCAAGTCTCAAAAGACTGGGAAGATCTCCAAGGTTAAAAAAGCACAGTGAAATTGTGGCTAGATAGGTAAGGAAACTTAAAGACTTTAACAATAAGGAGAaaatttactgaatgaataaacgaatgatttttaaagaaaagaatagccACTGTCACAGATGGtgagctatttccttctctgaaagaggagggatacatttagattttatttcagtgtaaactttcaaatttaatttaaaagtttcatgtttgtttatatgtttgcTTCCCCATGAGCACAGtttgatatacatttttaataattttcatgtCAATTTATGTGACAGTTACATTTTAATTGTTTGACTATATATCTTGGGTGATAACTTTGAACTGTTATTATAGTTCTATTTTTGTTGACTAGGAaagaaattatgtgtgtgtgtatatacatatatagatctGTTAAATTGCACATCTGAATTACCTTAgatatgaaaatttttatatgtGAAAATCACAATATATATCTATTCTCATAATTTGAGGTAGTCTCATAAAAAATCATGTTCTTAAATTATAGTAAGAAAAAAACCTTTGTTTTTAACATGCACACAGGAAACCTCGACCTGTCTCCCAGTTGGTTGCACAGCAGGTTACTCAGCAGTTTGTACCCCCTACAcagtcaaagaaagagaaaaaagataaagtagaaaaagaaaaaagtgaaaaggaaacaaCTAGCAAAAAGAACAGTCATAAGAAAACCAGGTAAATTTGAAGAGTGTTTTAATGGtacttttgaaataataaaattaaccatttaatATTGTCTTTTAACACTGATATATAAAgtagaatatgaaatatataatatagaaataaaatatttcatctgtTTTACTATGTCATGAAAGTATTTTTTCAAGTTGAagatatattagaaattaaatatgGAGGCCACAAATACAGGCTTAAGTGTGCGGAcactttctgctttttgtttttgttttactagattaaaagacatttgtgttTGAACTATTTCTTTTTCACTCATAAAGCCAGGAGTGATATTCACAATACTGAACAGATATTTGCATGAATTCTAACCAATCGGAATGGTCGTGGGTCCTGGCAGAGCAGACAGTCACGATGCCCTTATCGTAAGTGCGCATCACTGGAGTGGCAGCCCTCCATCTGACTCAGCCTTAGCTGCTGTCAGCTTCCTCTGTGATGCAGCTGTGACTGCTGTTCTAAAATCTTTACTGTAGTAAAATTGATAAGCTGTTTGCCAAACTGAGATAAAGTTATAAAAGCACAAGTAGGAGACCATTACTCCCAGTATTTTTTGTCATGTTGAGGAAGATTCATGAATGATTGGCTTGATCAATGTTAATGATTTCAagcatttaattatatttttgcatttagtTACACATGAATAGAGAGCTTTAAATATAGATGtacttattttgtcatttttacttaatttaataTGCACTGCATGCTCAGAGACTTGGTAGAGAGAAAAGCTAGTTAAAAATTTTATCATCTTTTGTGTTTAGGCCAAGATTGAAAAATGTGGATCGGAGTAGTGCTCAACATTTGGAAGTTACCGTTGGAGATCTGACAGTCATTATTACAGACTTTAAGGAGAAAACGAAGTCCCCGCCTGCGTCTAGTGCTGCCTCTGCAGATCAACACAGTCAGAGTGGCTCCAGCTCTGATAACACAGAGAGGGGAATGTCCAGGTCGTCTTCACCCAGAGGAGAAGCCTCATCACTGAATGGAGAATCTCATTAGAGTCTATTTTCTCCAGTTTCCATCACTTCTGTCATACCATGCAAATACACAGATTATGCCAAGAAGTACCACATTTTCATGACAAACATATTCGTGCACAATCCATGATTTGcgttttaattaaaatagaaatttgttAGAATTCGTTAGGTTTTAATTGCAATCTGTGCCTACCAAACATTTCCAGACTTAATGTTTTGGTCTCCACAGTTAAGCTGCCATGAAAATGTGGTTGAGTTATTCATTATGCAGTGTTATTGGTAAGTCTATTTTCACTTTTAGTTTAGTGAATTCTAACACATAATTCTTGAATTCTCTACTATTGGCATGTAacgaatttaaatttttataacataGTGCAAGCTGCctaaatatgtattatttgaGAATTGTGAAACAAATAGTTATATGTATACAAGTCAAAGATCAACTTAATCAACTATTGCTGCAACAGAATTTTCTTAAAGGATATCCTCTTAAATACACCTGCTGGTACTTGGTGTGGTTAAATAGGAAGATTGTTATTAAATAAAGAATTTGTATGAACCATTGCCAATGTTTTTGACACATTTTACTAAATTATTGTTTCTGAATTATGTTTTAGGTTTTATCTGTTTTGGGGGGATTTGCTTATCTTTCAAAACATTCATTTATTGTAATGTTTACTAGCAGACTAGTAAACAATAAAACATTGATTACGTAGCTTTATAATTCAGGTTTAGTGCTATTGTCATTGAACACTGGTATTTTCTGTATTGTATAGAACATTAAAATTCAAGTAATTATAAGCATTTGacgaaaacagaaaagaaaagctgtAATTTTAAGAGCTGCAGTTTTGGAAAAGCTTTAATTTAATAGTAGTTTTATCACTGTTTCCTTGCCCCAGACTTATCCAGGGTCATAGGAGTATGAATCTAATTAATACACAAATGGGAACTGTTGCACAGAACCAGGAAATAACTAATATTTAATCAGCTTAATTGGCCTCTTTATTAAATATAacaattcttataaaaattataGTACCCTATTTTCAGAGACACTTGCCAGTTTATGCATTTATCAatatcctaaaattaaaaaaatatttacagccCCACTTACTATTATGTAAATttaccaataaaatatttttatgactacagattttgcatttttgtttgcAACTAATAAAAGTGTTTCATGTtgtctttaaaaatcaaacttaGAAACCACACAGTACTTCTTAATTTCTAGGGTCTCCTGCTTTCTCTTAGCCATTTGTTTAATACATATTTACCTGTAGGAGACTTTTGAACTATAAATGAACTTTAAATCATAATGTGGATACAAAATATCACATAAAAACATGATGATTGCATTTGAAGAAAGGAAACTGTAGACTCTGACAGTTGTGATATTTGGTGGTTTCATGTGGTAATGTAACTTTTTGTTTAATTGCAGTACTTTTTACAGGCACTATGGTACTGTCTTTTTGTCAGATGCAAGTTGTGAAATACAGTTAATTGCATACAGTAAAAGTCTGTGATTAAAACATTTATATACCTCATTCTTTAGTGTTGTTAAGTggaagaattttgtttttaagatactTCCAGTGGAACCCCAAATAACTGGTATgttcttttaaaacatgaaattttaaaattttattctttttcacatgtttcaaatgttttatatatatgcatatatattcattttttagacATAGTAAAAATTGCAAGTATTAACTGTAATAgggaaaatattataatatttaagtTAGAACTACTCTTTGGAGGTACTGGGTCTTCTGATGATGATCAAATACTTTCTAGATGTATTTTAAATGGACTGCAAGAGAGAATAATCGGACAGAAGATGGGATTTTACCTGAACGGAGCATAGTCATCTATGTGAATAGTAAGGAGACACTGCAGCATGGAAATGAAGAGTGCTAACTGGTGTCTGGCATTTTAATCTCTTGTAGAACCTAAGGTAGCTTGAGTTAGTCACTCCAGGTCATTTCCTCTTTGGTATACAGGGATAATGATAATCATGTCTAGCTCGTAGTGTTGTTGGATTAAATATCAATCCATATGCAGTTCTTAATAATTACCTGATCCATACCCAATGCTCAGTAAAGGTGAGCCGTTAAGTGTCTTTATAGGTAAAATCCCATTTACAGAAACATAatgctttttgggttttttttgataacaaaaattatttccatGCCTTCTTGGATGACTGAAAGGAATTGTGTTCTACAGGTTAAACTGAATTTTTACACCAGATGTTTGCTCTGATCCCAGATGAGCTGTCTTTCTATAATTAACTTGATGATATGTATTATGAGACAAGAGAAATGAGTTGAGTTGGCTACTTtgacattttgttttcctttcgtTAATTATAGTTACGTTTATCTGCCTTTGTTTCACCCTACCTCAAATACACTTCCAAACCAGGAGACAGACCCCAATTCTATAAATACTTATCTCTAATGTTCAAGTATGCAAAAAGATTCAGAGCCTGGGCTTAAGGTATATATTTAGCTCTGTTTCATCAATTTACCTTGTGGTTTTAATAGTGGATTCTTTTAGCCAAATTCTACACAAAAAGAGCATTTGGATGTTTTTCAGAGTTTATTAGCTTATTTTGATATAAGTAAGAGTGAAGATATAATTTGAGGCGTACAAGAATACATATTCTTAAAACCTTTTATATTACACAGAAATAGTTGACTTAATAacttaaaggttttatttttattaaatgcttCCTAAAATTATAGTGATTATAGACaaagtgaaaacatttaaaaagaaaagacctcAGCTTTTCTAAGTTGACATATttattaccatttttttagaCAAAAGTCCTCATTGCCTGACAATATTGTAGTTTATTCATAGTATATGCATTTATGCTGAGTGGTCCAGAATTTTTAGTTTCCACTGACAGTCTTATTTTACCTGTTTCCTTGGTCTGCCACTTATCTCTTTCCTTAAATCTTTTAAAGACTTGAAGTAGGAACTGGGCCATTAATAGAAACTTCTGTACTGTACTTTGAAAATTAAGTGAAAACAGTGAATGTGTGTGTTAAGAATAATCACAGAGTAATACTTTGACTTAGCACTGGCTCCCCTCTTCAACCACAGGCACCTTCAGGTGTCTGGAACAACAATGGAAATGTAGAAAAACTGTAGAAATGTCATCAGTGACAAAATAGCCAAGCAGAATCAGGAGACAGCGGAGGTTACAGAATACACGAT
It includes:
- the YAF2 gene encoding YY1-associated factor 2 isoform X2, encoding MGDKKSPTRPKRQPKPSSDEGYWDCSVCTFRNSAEAFKCMMCDVRKGTSTRSTFFEVIVNASWTMGLLKFPISGRKPRPVSQLVAQQVTQQFVPPTQSKKEKKDKVEKEKSEKETTSKKNSHKKTRPRLKNVDRSSAQHLEVTVGDLTVIITDFKEKTKSPPASSAASADQHSQSGSSSDNTERGMSRSSSPRGEASSLNGESH
- the YAF2 gene encoding YY1-associated factor 2 isoform X1, producing the protein MGDKKSPTRPKRQPKPSSDEGYWDCSVCTFRNSAEAFKCMMCDVRKGTSTRKPRPVSQLVAQQVTQQFVPPTQSKKEKKDKVEKEKSEKETTSKKNSHKKTRPRLKNVDRSSAQHLEVTVGDLTVIITDFKEKTKSPPASSAASADQHSQSGSSSDNTERGMSRSSSPRGEASSLNGESH